In Agrobacterium sp. RAC06, a single window of DNA contains:
- a CDS encoding calcium-binding protein encodes MASSITDHDEALKLGHGDAQSAKAPARRFALPDTPDRTLWSPGIFAVLSMGLGAYLGRLREIVNPSPNAQAPDEQKPVALDDGTTAPVLDAPEAGLDIAAFWQEIQRAYEDVVEQIEPPRRLYSSIRFNAQDFTLEGGYAGRPFQGVSIDVAANDFRFVTPSVAKPKLAAFGLPRAANDAPAAGQAGDGNIDAPDDGGLPVDISSGGGSSSGGTSGNPPAPTNRAPLSRGPIYLGTGLVNLSMLLMWADLARAAVDPDGDPLTISAIRATSGEIRAYGDDAWIYVPERDSQGLVNLTFTLSDGKASVQGQGFLDLRAHAETEITGTDGDDILLATPGKDLIDAGAGNDTVYGREGDDLILGGLGDDVLIGGEGRDVIHGGDGDDRIFGGEGDDVLFGDAGNDMLFGEAGRDTLMGGDGQDILSGGDGDDRLFGEAGDDVLTGDAGNDVLDGGTGHDTLAGGAGDDVMVGDEGDDAFVAGVQTVLEARTSAQMPLDAPTPGIDDGDDVIHGGEGADTYDASSATMAVGIDLEAGVAAGAEIGSDRLASIENAVGGAGNDTITASSAVNILYGRGGQDSFVFGSVASISNYGAGHDEIRDFDVGDKVDLSKLERELGRLYFDDGENSLELDRHDHKTLVKLYKKMIDDDDAGHQVLQLVTDIDGDQDYEIVIISAHDLDEDDLILTAFHLPGQVEGLVA; translated from the coding sequence ATGGCAAGCTCCATTACCGATCATGACGAGGCCCTGAAGCTCGGCCATGGCGATGCCCAATCGGCCAAGGCGCCGGCGCGCAGGTTTGCTCTGCCCGATACGCCTGATCGCACGCTTTGGTCGCCGGGCATCTTCGCCGTGCTTTCCATGGGGCTCGGCGCCTATCTCGGGCGGCTGCGCGAGATCGTCAATCCGTCGCCCAATGCACAAGCCCCGGACGAACAGAAGCCCGTGGCTCTCGACGACGGTACGACAGCACCGGTTTTGGATGCGCCCGAGGCCGGGCTGGACATCGCCGCCTTCTGGCAGGAGATCCAGCGGGCTTATGAGGACGTGGTCGAGCAGATCGAGCCACCGCGCCGGCTCTACTCCTCAATCCGCTTCAACGCTCAGGATTTTACGCTCGAAGGCGGCTATGCCGGACGCCCGTTCCAGGGGGTATCGATTGATGTCGCGGCCAACGACTTCCGCTTCGTCACGCCAAGCGTGGCCAAGCCGAAGCTTGCAGCCTTCGGCCTTCCGCGTGCTGCAAACGATGCCCCGGCCGCTGGTCAGGCGGGAGACGGCAACATCGATGCGCCTGATGACGGCGGTCTGCCGGTCGATATCTCGTCTGGCGGGGGCTCCTCGAGTGGAGGCACTTCCGGGAACCCGCCGGCGCCGACCAATCGTGCCCCCTTGTCCCGTGGGCCGATCTATCTGGGAACGGGCCTCGTCAACCTGTCGATGCTCCTGATGTGGGCCGACCTTGCGCGCGCAGCCGTAGATCCGGACGGCGATCCGCTGACGATCTCCGCCATCCGCGCGACATCGGGCGAGATCCGCGCTTATGGCGACGATGCCTGGATCTATGTCCCCGAACGCGACAGCCAAGGCTTGGTAAACCTTACCTTTACGCTGAGCGACGGCAAGGCCTCGGTCCAGGGCCAGGGCTTTCTCGATCTGCGTGCGCATGCCGAAACCGAGATCACCGGAACCGATGGAGACGACATTCTCCTCGCCACACCGGGCAAGGATCTGATTGACGCCGGAGCCGGCAACGATACGGTCTATGGGCGCGAGGGCGACGACCTGATCCTCGGCGGCCTGGGTGACGACGTATTGATCGGTGGCGAAGGCCGCGATGTCATTCATGGTGGTGATGGCGATGACCGCATCTTCGGCGGCGAGGGCGACGATGTCCTGTTCGGCGACGCCGGCAACGACATGCTGTTCGGCGAGGCCGGACGCGACACACTGATGGGGGGCGACGGGCAGGATATTCTGTCCGGTGGTGACGGCGACGACCGGCTGTTCGGCGAGGCTGGAGATGATGTCCTGACGGGAGACGCAGGGAATGACGTGCTGGACGGCGGCACGGGCCACGACACGCTTGCCGGCGGTGCTGGCGATGACGTCATGGTCGGTGATGAGGGCGACGATGCGTTCGTCGCAGGTGTCCAGACCGTTCTTGAAGCGCGCACTTCGGCCCAGATGCCGCTGGATGCGCCGACACCGGGCATCGATGACGGCGACGACGTCATCCATGGTGGTGAAGGTGCGGACACCTATGATGCATCTTCCGCGACCATGGCGGTCGGGATCGATCTCGAGGCGGGCGTCGCAGCGGGGGCGGAGATCGGCAGCGATCGCCTGGCCTCGATCGAGAATGCCGTCGGTGGGGCCGGAAATGACACGATCACAGCGAGTTCTGCCGTCAACATTCTCTATGGCAGGGGCGGTCAGGACAGTTTCGTCTTCGGCTCCGTCGCCTCAATCAGCAATTACGGTGCAGGGCATGACGAGATCCGCGACTTCGACGTCGGCGACAAGGTCGACCTGTCGAAGCTCGAACGGGAGTTGGGCCGGCTCTACTTCGACGATGGCGAGAACTCGCTGGAACTCGACCGCCACGACCACAAGACCCTGGTCAAACTCTACAAGAAGATGATCGACGACGACGATGCGGGCCATCAGGTGCTGCAGCTCGTGACGGACATCGACGGTGATCAGGACTACGAGATCGTCATCATCAGTGCGCACGACCTCGATGAAGACGACCTGATCCTAACGGCATTCCATCTGCCGGGCCAGGTCGAGGGCCTCGTGGCCTGA